In the Paenibacillus sp. FSL R7-0337 genome, GGCTGCTGCTGACCCGGAACGTCTGCTTGAAGCACTCCACCGTCACGAACAGGAAGATGGCGAATTTGAGATAGATCGACAGCACCCAATAAGAGATGAAGAGAATATCCAGCTTCTCTATGAACCGGCCGACCCGGAGGATGCTGATGGTAGCGAAGCCGGGGTAAGCACTGAGCTTAATGAATTCCGGTCCGAAGACCATCAGGGCTGTGATTAATGAGAACATCATCAGTGTGGCCACGAACAGCAGGCCGGTCCAGCCGATAATTTTGGCCCGCTGCGGATATTGCAGGTAAGGGGCCAGGAACAGCAGCACCGCCACTTCAGACATCCATGCAGTCGGTGTCAGGCTCGCCAGGGTGATCTCAGCCAGATTATGATCGAACATGGGCAGCAGATGATGCACATTCAGATCATTGTAGAGCCCGAACAGGTACAGTGGTACGAAGAACAGATAGAATAGAATAACCAGACTGTTCACTCTGGCGATGGCTTCAATGCCCTGCCGGACCATATAGATAGTGATGAAGAGAATGAGTATGACCAGCACCGTGATCGGGGTATCGATCAGGACGTTGTCTTTAATGAAATTGACAAACTCCCGCAGAATGGTTGCGGTGGTGTCCAGGTAGAACTGGAGCATCAGCAGACCAAGGATGACTGCGACCACAGGGGAACTTTTCTCCCCCACCCACTCCAGAAAAGGAGTGCCGTTGCTGTTCTGAATCACCGCCCCGACGATCCACGCAATGAGCAGCCCCGCCGCGGTAGACAGGATGATCGCCAGCGGAGCGTCCTGCTCTGCATAGGTGCTGATAATGATAGGCAGCACGACAGTGGCTGTCGGCAGGATGGTATTGACTACAAGCATGGCAGCTTGGGTGGTGCCGATTTTTCCATTCATGCTGGACCCTCTCCCTGCGGTTTAGGCTGTGCCGGTGATGGATGAGCTGTGTTTTCCACGGGCTGTGGCTTCTGGTTAGGGACTTGTCTGCGGGTCTCTTTGCCGAGATTGGTCTTCGGACGCATATTCATGCTCCACAGCGGAACACGGATGAAGATGTCCTTCAGATAACGCGGAATCATCGGCGCCACCGGAGACAGATAAGGCACGCCGAAAGAGCGCAGGCCCGCCATGTGAATCAGCAGCACCATCAGGAAGGACATAATGCCGAACAGACCGAGCGAGGCAGCGATGAACATCATCACGAAGCGGATCAGCCGGATGGAGTTGGCGATGGCGAGTGACGGAATCACGAAGTTCGAGATGGCGGTAAAAGAAACCACAATCACCATCGCCGCGGACACAAGTCCGGCCGAGACGGCGGCCTGGCCCAGCACGAGCGCGCCTACGATAGAGATAGCCGGTCCGATGGTCCGCGGCATACGTACCCCCGCTTCACGCAGGACGTCGAAGGTCAGCTCCATCAGCAGCGCCTCAGCAAATGCGGGGAGCGGAACGCCTTCCCGCTGGGCAGCCAGACTTATAAGCAGGGTGGTCGGCAGCATCTCCTGGTGAAAGGTAGTAACGGCAATATAAAGTGCAGGCAGCAGCATAGAGACGAAGAATGCACCATAGCGGATCAGCCGCAGGAAGGAGGAAATATCATACCGCTGGTAATAATCCTCGCTGGATTGAAAAAAGTTGAAGAAGGTGGACGGGGCCAGCAGCGCAAAGGGAGTGCCGTCAATGATAATCCCGACCTGGCCTTCCAGAATGCCCCCGGCCATAGCGTCAGGACGTTCGGTATTCTGAATGGTGGGAAAGGGCGTCAGGCCGCCGTCCTGTATGAATTCTTCAATATAATTGCTCTCCAGAATGGCATCCGTATTGATGGCGTTCAGCCGGCGGCGGATTTCGGCCAGCACCTGTTCACTGGCGAGGCCTTCCAGATAGACGAGGGCAATTCCGGTCCCGGTACGCTGGCCGATGGTATATTCCTCAATCCGCAGATCGGCGGTTTTCAGGCGGCGGCGCAGCATGGCGGTCCCGGTACGCAGGCTCTCGGTGAAGCCTTCCTTCGGCCCGCGGATAACTCCCTGGGAGGTTGGCTCATTAATACTTCTTTTCTCCCAGCCGGAGGTGTCGGCGGCCAGCGCGACCTGAAGCCCCTCGAACAGTATCAGGGTATAGCCGTCAAAAAGCAGGGGCAGCAGCACCTCCAGGGTCCGGGCCTCCTTCACTCCTCCTATTGGCAGAATGTGCTCCTTAATCAGGTTGAAGGCAGCTTCTGTGGTAATGCTATCTCCGTTCAGCGTGCTGTTCTCCATTAAGGACTGGAGTACGGACTGGTTGACAGTATCGGCGTTGACCAGACCGTCAATATAGATGAAGGCAAGGGAAAGGGGAGGCTGAGCTTCATTCTTATAATGGCGGATGACAATATCCGAGCTGCTGCCGATCCGGCGGCTGAGTTCCTGCAAATTATCCTCAAGGGAGAGCTTCAACGGAAGCGGTGCAGGCACGGAGGTTTCTACAGGATCTTGGGTAGTCTTACGGCTCTTCTTCGGCTCTTGAGGCATCTCGGGGACTCCCTTCTGCTGAAATCTGGATGTGTTCCCTGTATTATCCCCCATAGGCGTATTCCTTATTCTGCCTTCTGCCTGAACTACGCACATAGAGGAGTCGCTGGAATCAAAAAAGAAACTGCCCTTTAGGAATGGCAGCTTTGCAGCATTCCATAAAGGCAGTTTCATCAACAGACTTTAGATTTGAACTCTAAGCTGGGTAGATTATTTAGTCTGTACAACCAGAGCGTTGCTGATCAGGCGTCCCGGAGTGGTCAGGTACTTGCCATTGTAATATAGGCCGCTTGAGGCACCGCCATCGAGGTTCATCGCCTGGTAGGCTCCGGCCTGCTTCATAATTTCCGCCAGCTGGGGGATGGTTGCCCCGCCGGAGGTGAGCAGAATCAGCTTATGATCGCGGGTGATGCCCAGTGCGCTGCGCGAGCCTCCGCCGGTCAGGATTTTGGGGTCCCGGAAGCCTTCCCCCGCCACATTCAGCGCGACCTTCCCGTTAACCAGCAGCCGTGGTCCAGCCTGAAGTGCGCCGTGAACGGAACCGGAATCGAAGCGGGCTTTGAATTCACTGCCCGGAATCAGTTCAGCGAGCATATTGCGGTCGTAAGCGAAGACCGCCCGTTTGTCTCCGGAGCTGTTCTTCAGCATCTTGCCGCCGCTGATGATGTAGCCGTAGGGAGCCTTGAAAGCGTCATTAGTATACGCGGCGAAGAACGTGCCGTTGATCGCGGCGGCAGCATTGCTGCGCTTGGCGATGCTGGCAAGGGCTTCAGTCTTACCGACGGTATTCCCGGCCAGAACGGCATCCAGCTTCACCGAAGGATGCAGCAGGGAGACCGTGACGGTCTGGACGCTGAAGGAGCGGCCGCCGACCTTGTAGGTATGATGTCCGCTGACTACAGCGGGCGAGCCGCTCTTGATCAGGCTGCCGTTCTGTACAGGCAGGGTGGCTGTCTCCGCAGTGCCTGGTTCAGCCCCGCTTGTTAGCGTAAGCGACCCAGCTTCTCTATTCCACTGGAGCTGTATGCCGAGTGTCTGGCTTACAAGAGACAAGGGGACATAGGTAGTCCCGTTCTCACTGAAAGGCCGCACACTTACGGTAACGGGCTTGCCGTTAACGGAAGCCCCGGGCTTGCCTGGAGTGAAGGTAATGGAATTCTCGCCGCGTGATATCTCAATCTGGCCGCCGGAAGCGGTGAGTACGGACTGGATACCGGCGAAGCCGTTCAGGAAGCGGAGCGGGATGAAGGAGTGATTCTCCTTGTCCACATATACGGCAAGCTTGGGCTGCGGTGCCGCAGCGGCACCGGATTGCAGTGCTGGAAGAAGGACGGCCAGCAGACAGAAGG is a window encoding:
- a CDS encoding phosphodiester glycosidase family protein, with the translated sequence MKKLLTLFTAFCLLAVLLPALQSGAAAAPQPKLAVYVDKENHSFIPLRFLNGFAGIQSVLTASGGQIEISRGENSITFTPGKPGASVNGKPVTVSVRPFSENGTTYVPLSLVSQTLGIQLQWNREAGSLTLTSGAEPGTAETATLPVQNGSLIKSGSPAVVSGHHTYKVGGRSFSVQTVTVSLLHPSVKLDAVLAGNTVGKTEALASIAKRSNAAAAINGTFFAAYTNDAFKAPYGYIISGGKMLKNSSGDKRAVFAYDRNMLAELIPGSEFKARFDSGSVHGALQAGPRLLVNGKVALNVAGEGFRDPKILTGGGSRSALGITRDHKLILLTSGGATIPQLAEIMKQAGAYQAMNLDGGASSGLYYNGKYLTTPGRLISNALVVQTK
- a CDS encoding endospore germination permease, with product MNGKIGTTQAAMLVVNTILPTATVVLPIIISTYAEQDAPLAIILSTAAGLLIAWIVGAVIQNSNGTPFLEWVGEKSSPVVAVILGLLMLQFYLDTTATILREFVNFIKDNVLIDTPITVLVILILFITIYMVRQGIEAIARVNSLVILFYLFFVPLYLFGLYNDLNVHHLLPMFDHNLAEITLASLTPTAWMSEVAVLLFLAPYLQYPQRAKIIGWTGLLFVATLMMFSLITALMVFGPEFIKLSAYPGFATISILRVGRFIEKLDILFISYWVLSIYLKFAIFLFVTVECFKQTFRVSSSRPFIGALGLIIALECLFSWQSSAKLNVYNQEGRFVVFFLFNVLVPLGAVLLNKVHKARSKRKGLET
- a CDS encoding spore germination protein, whose translation is MPQEPKKSRKTTQDPVETSVPAPLPLKLSLEDNLQELSRRIGSSSDIVIRHYKNEAQPPLSLAFIYIDGLVNADTVNQSVLQSLMENSTLNGDSITTEAAFNLIKEHILPIGGVKEARTLEVLLPLLFDGYTLILFEGLQVALAADTSGWEKRSINEPTSQGVIRGPKEGFTESLRTGTAMLRRRLKTADLRIEEYTIGQRTGTGIALVYLEGLASEQVLAEIRRRLNAINTDAILESNYIEEFIQDGGLTPFPTIQNTERPDAMAGGILEGQVGIIIDGTPFALLAPSTFFNFFQSSEDYYQRYDISSFLRLIRYGAFFVSMLLPALYIAVTTFHQEMLPTTLLISLAAQREGVPLPAFAEALLMELTFDVLREAGVRMPRTIGPAISIVGALVLGQAAVSAGLVSAAMVIVVSFTAISNFVIPSLAIANSIRLIRFVMMFIAASLGLFGIMSFLMVLLIHMAGLRSFGVPYLSPVAPMIPRYLKDIFIRVPLWSMNMRPKTNLGKETRRQVPNQKPQPVENTAHPSPAQPKPQGEGPA